ATTTGTTGACAAATAGCGTGAGCTTAGCGTCTTTTATGTAGCTGTTACTAGAGCTAGAAACAAAAACATTTTTACAGCAAGTAAACAAAGGTTGAATAGTTATAATAATTCAGAAATAAATACAAGTTGTTTTTTAAAATTGCCTGGACTAGAAGTAAAATATGTATTCCTAACCTTCTAGACTTGCATTAAAATGATAGTCAGGAGGTAGGGAATGGAAGCAGCAGTTAAGATTGCAAAACAAAGGTTGAGTGTGTTGGAACGTATCCGTTGTCATGCCCACATTTGGGTAAAATTAATAGAATCCGGGAGCAAGCCGGTACGTCAGGAACTCGTTGAGGGCGGCGGGTGCTGATCCTTCACAGTCCTCCAGAATACAGGGTAAAAAATGTTATATTCTACTGTTATACTCTATGGGAAAGAACAGGACGCCAGACTTTTTATATAAGGAGGATCCCTCATTATGCAGCACCACCAGTGGGCCCTAACACCTCCCATGGGATGGAATAGTTGGGACTGTTACGGGGCCAGTGTTACTGAACAGGAAGTCCGGGCCAATGGAGCCTATATGGCAGAGCATCTTTTACCTTATGGCTGGGAATACATCGTTGTAGATATCCAATGGTATGAACCACAGGCTAAGAGCAATATCTACAACGATCATGCTGTTCTAGTAATGGATACCTATGGACGACTCCAACCGGCCGAAAATCGATTTCCCTCTGCTCGGGGAGGAGAAGGTTTTCGCCCATTGGCTCGATACATCCATTCGCTGGGACTTAAGTTTGGTATTCACATACTCCGCGGTATTCCCCGCCAGGCAGTAGAACGGAACACTCCTATTTTAGGAACCCCCTACACGGCTCGAGACATAGCTGACGTGAACAGCACTTGTCCCTGGAATACGGATATGTATGGGATTGACACCACAAAGTCCGGCGCCCAGGCCTACTATAATTCGATTATCGATCTTTATGCCCAATGGGAGGTAGATTATCTTAAAGTCGATGATATCGCCCGGCCTTATCACAAAGGGGAAGTAGAATGTATTCGAAGAGCCATCGACCGATGCGGAAGACCTATCGTGTTGAGCCTTTCCCCGGGGCCGGCTCCTCTATCAGAAGCGGAACACCTTATAGCTCATGCTAACCTGTGGCGTATGACCGACGATATGTGGGATAATTGGTCCCAGGTTCACGATATGTTTAGTCGTTGTGAACAATGGGCCCCTTTTGTGGGTCCAGGCCACTGGCCCGATGCGGACATGCTTCCTCTGGGATACATTGGTATCCGCAGTCACGGTGGCCCCCGATATACCAACCTTACCCGAGATGAACAACAGACCCTATTTGCTCTCTGGTGCATGTTCCGATCGCCCCTTATGTTCGGCGGGGATCTTACTATGAATGATTACTGGACCCTTTCACTCCTTACCAATCAAGAAATCCTGGAAATATGTCAGTGCTCCTTGGGGAGCCGACAATTTTCCCGGGATGAACATTCAGCAGTATGGACCGCCTGGGGAGCGGGGGATACATACTATCTGGCCCACTTTAACCTGGCCGAAACTCAACAAAACATACAAACAGACCTCAAAAACATTCTCGAAGAAGAGCCCTATTCTCAAAACCCGTGGATAGCAAAAGAACTGTTCACCCAGCAAAGTTGGACCCTTTCTCAGGAACAGATCTGTTCCACTGTGCCTCCCCATGGGGTACGATTGTACCGGCTAATGAGAAAGGAGAGCCCCTTTTAGAAATTATTTTTTGATAGGCCATGACGGGGCCCGATCCGAGGCAGCCAAGGGAAGGAACAATACAGAGCAAAATTCAAGACGTTGACAGTTTTTATCAAGCTTTTTATACTGGTTCCGTCGTGGGGTGGTCCGTTGGGCCTGAGATTATACCCGTTGAACCTGATCTGGGTAATGCCAGCGCAGGGATCCTGACATAATCCCATAGTATCCCCACAGCCACAAATCTCATGGAGCCGGTACAGGAAAGGATTCCTGTTCTGAAGTACTACGGGGGAGCTCCAATGCTGGTGCTTTCCCTTTGCTTTAGAACAGAAAAAAGCTCTGATACCGGGAAAGGAGTTCGTATGGCTGGGAAAAACGCTCTTTTTTCCTGGAAACTCAATGAAGTCGTGATCCTGGTGGTGCTTTCCATCGCCATCGGGGTTCTGTTCTGGGCATGGACCTTCATCGAAGCCCTCGCTAAACCGCTGGAAGCCATTGGGCTACGGTACCTTATGTCGGGGGTCTGGTTTATTGGGGGGACCCTGGTGGCCTTTCTGATTCGGCGACCGGGGGCGGCCCTCCTTGGAGAAGTCCTGGCCGCCATCCTCGAAGGGTTTATCACCCAGTGGGGAATTACCGCCGCCATATGGGGTCTGGTACAGGGGATTGGGGCAGAAGCGGCCTTTGCTCTTGGCCGCTATAAAAAATGGAACCTTCCGATGATGCTCCTTGCGGGGTTTGCATCCGCCCTTTGTTCGTATATTCTCGATTTCTTTTACAGCCAGTACTGGACCTTACAGCCCTGGTTATGGCCAGTTCAGATTATTGCTATTTCCGTAAGCGGCCTCTTCTGGGCTGGCTGGCTTGCCTATCACATAGGTCGGGGAATCATCCGGACCGGGGTTACCTCCAATCTGCTTTCAGGGGATGACCTCGTCAAAGAAGAAAGCGAAGAATAAAGTCAGGGGGATGATGAACCCCCGCCTGCGGTGTTTCCCGCATCTAAGGATGCCAGGTTTTGCCCGAGGCTTCTCGCATCCTGAAGGGGAAGTCGGGATACGACGGTGGGTGGGGGCCTCTCATTATGGGCACATGACCTACCTGATGAACTGGACTAGCCATACATGAATCTTATCGAAATAGAGAATCTCTCGTTCCGTTTTCCCGGTCGGCGTCGGCCGGTGCTGGACCGCATTTCCCTTTCCATTCAAAGAGGGGAACGGCTGCTTCTTTTTGGGTCCTCTGGCAGCGGTAAAAGCACCCTCCTGCAGATTCTGGCGGGTCTTGCGCCAGAGCACACCGGGGGAGAGCTAACCGGCACCCGTCGACTTCTGTACCGTCGGCGAGGGGTGGTGTTACAAAACCCCGAAGCCCAGATTATCACCCCGACGGTAATAGAAGAACTGGCCTTTCCCCTGGAAAACGAAGGGATAGCCCCGGAGGAAATTCTCCGACGGGCAGAGGACGCCCTTTCCCGCTTTGGGATGACCGGATTTGCCCAGCGCCACCCCTTAAGCCTTTCAGGGGGAGAATGCCAGCGTCTTTCCCTGGCCTGCGCCCTCATGGGGAATCCGGAGGTCCTGTTCCTCGACGAACCCACCTCATTCCTCGATGAAGAGCGGGCGACCCAGTTTTTCAAGGATCTTAGACAGCTACCCCCGGAAATAACGGTCATCCTGGTGGAACACCGGTACGAACTTCTTGCCGATTTCTGTCACCGGTGGATCAAAGTAGAAAAGGGAAAACTATACGAGGAACAGGGACCGCCGCGGTCAGCCCTCGCTGCATCAACCTTTGTTTCCTCTCAGAATAGCCCCCCCGTTCCCGAGGACCCATCAGGGGGGGAGCCAGAGGCTTCCCGGGAAGTTGGCCAGAACCTCGCTTCGGTTCCATCCGTGCATTCTCCCCTTCAGAGCGCCGCCCCCCTGCTTGAAATTCGCCACCTTTCCCATAGCTATCCCGGCGGTCCTCCTCTTTTTCAGAACCTTTCGCTGAGCCTTCCCCATGGGACCTGTCTTGCCCTCCAGGGGCCCTCGGGATGCGGGAAAACCACGGTGCTCAAAAAAATACTCCGTCTTTTGCCGGTAGAAAAAGGAAAGATTTTTATTGAGGGAAAGGATGGGGCCCTTCTTACCCAGGAAGCACTCTACTCGTACATCGCCTATGTCCCTCAAAACCCAGAACACCTTTTTATAGCCGACACGGTGCGGGAAGAATTGCATCTGGCCCTTTCCCAGGGGGAAAGGAACTCCGCGCCATCCCATTCCCGGGCCTTTGAACTAGCAGAACGGTTTTCCCTTACCCATCGACTGGGAACGAATCCTTTTAAGTTGAGTGAGGGAGAAAAACGCCGGCTCACCCTCTGCATCGCCCTGGCCATGGGTCGGCCCCTTATCATCATGGATGAACCGACCTATGGGCTTGACCAGGAAAATCGCCTCATTTTACTAGAACTACTCAATCAAAGTATCCGGGAACAACAGACCATCTTGATGGTAAGCCACGATACCCCTTTTCTGAGCCGGCTCCCCTGCACCATTCGAACTTTTAAGGAAGGATACCTATGGTAGAAAAAAGCGTGCCCCCTTCATCAGAGCCACAGGGAATCCTCTTGTCGCAAACGAATGAAGGTTCGCCCCCTCTTTCGCACTCCCTTTTATCCCCATCTGACCATATCTTCGGCCGGTGGCGACCCAACCCCCTTGCCCTGCTTTTGGGACACCTGGCCCTGATGGTGCCGGTGTTCCTGGCCATCGACTGGTATACCCCTCCTCTCTACATGCTCATAGGATACCTGGTCATCCGGTGGAGCACCGGCCTTTCCCTGAAAAAACTCCTGCGGATCGTGGCACCCCTTTCCTTTCTTTCGGTGGGACTTTTCCTGATGAATGTGCTTTTCCCCGCGGAAGGTGTAAACGGACTGCACCGGGGAATTGCCGTGTTCCTGCGGAGCCTTTCCCTTATCACCCTGTCGTCTTCGTATATCCTCGCGGTACATCCCTATGATCTTATCCGCTCCCTTATGCAACAGTGGCACCTGTCCTATCGATGGGGCTATGCCCTCTTTGCAGGCTGGAACAGCATCCCCCTCATCAGGCGAGACCTTGAGTTGATTCAGAAGGCCCAGGACATCCGCCTCGCAGGTCAACCTGCCCGCCACCGACGACAAAGGCTCCTTCGGGTCCCCATTACCCTCCTTTCGGGGGTTATTCTGCATGGAGAACGTCTCAGTCTTTCCATGGCAGCCCGGGGACTTGAAAACTGCCAGAAGCGGACTTTTATACGGGAAATACCCTGGACAGGTCGGGACTGGCTCTACATCATCCTCATGGGCGCCGGGTCTTTTGGTCTCTGGTATATACTCATAAGGAGTGGCCTTTTCCGTTTTGAGCTCGGCTAGGGAAATTTTTGAAAGCACCCCGGATACACACCAGGGATTTACACACCATGGAGTAACAAAGGAAGGAGATTATGGAACATACCAGAAATTCGTATGAACATTCAGATATTGAAAGCATGCCCTCCGCGCTGGCCATTCAATGCCTGCCGATGGGAATCACCGAAAAGGATCGGGTCTACGAAATCGTAGACTCGGTCATTCAGGAAATCATCGCCTCAGGCCTTTCCTACCAGGTAGGCCCCTTTGAAACGGTCATCGAAGGGCCCCTGGGGGAGATCCTTCCCCTCATCGGCCGTTTACATCGGCGCCTGCTTGAATCGGGTATAGACACCGGCGCAAGTTACATCAAACTCTGGAGCGGCCGGAATTTGGGGAGCAGTGCCGAAAAAACAGAAAAATACACAAAACCCCACTAAGCCCCTCCGGAAGGATTCCTCTGGGAAGCCCCTAAAAGGGAAATAGCGCCGTCCACCGCCCGGTGCCCCCAAAAGGGCAGAGAAGGGGTCTTTCTCCCTTTCTGTCGGAG
Above is a genomic segment from Treponema sp. J25 containing:
- a CDS encoding ABC transporter ATP-binding protein, whose product is MNLIEIENLSFRFPGRRRPVLDRISLSIQRGERLLLFGSSGSGKSTLLQILAGLAPEHTGGELTGTRRLLYRRRGVVLQNPEAQIITPTVIEELAFPLENEGIAPEEILRRAEDALSRFGMTGFAQRHPLSLSGGECQRLSLACALMGNPEVLFLDEPTSFLDEERATQFFKDLRQLPPEITVILVEHRYELLADFCHRWIKVEKGKLYEEQGPPRSALAASTFVSSQNSPPVPEDPSGGEPEASREVGQNLASVPSVHSPLQSAAPLLEIRHLSHSYPGGPPLFQNLSLSLPHGTCLALQGPSGCGKTTVLKKILRLLPVEKGKIFIEGKDGALLTQEALYSYIAYVPQNPEHLFIADTVREELHLALSQGERNSAPSHSRAFELAERFSLTHRLGTNPFKLSEGEKRRLTLCIALAMGRPLIIMDEPTYGLDQENRLILLELLNQSIREQQTILMVSHDTPFLSRLPCTIRTFKEGYLW
- a CDS encoding energy-coupling factor transporter transmembrane component T, whose product is MVEKSVPPSSEPQGILLSQTNEGSPPLSHSLLSPSDHIFGRWRPNPLALLLGHLALMVPVFLAIDWYTPPLYMLIGYLVIRWSTGLSLKKLLRIVAPLSFLSVGLFLMNVLFPAEGVNGLHRGIAVFLRSLSLITLSSSYILAVHPYDLIRSLMQQWHLSYRWGYALFAGWNSIPLIRRDLELIQKAQDIRLAGQPARHRRQRLLRVPITLLSGVILHGERLSLSMAARGLENCQKRTFIREIPWTGRDWLYIILMGAGSFGLWYILIRSGLFRFELG
- a CDS encoding glycoside hydrolase family 27 protein yields the protein MQHHQWALTPPMGWNSWDCYGASVTEQEVRANGAYMAEHLLPYGWEYIVVDIQWYEPQAKSNIYNDHAVLVMDTYGRLQPAENRFPSARGGEGFRPLARYIHSLGLKFGIHILRGIPRQAVERNTPILGTPYTARDIADVNSTCPWNTDMYGIDTTKSGAQAYYNSIIDLYAQWEVDYLKVDDIARPYHKGEVECIRRAIDRCGRPIVLSLSPGPAPLSEAEHLIAHANLWRMTDDMWDNWSQVHDMFSRCEQWAPFVGPGHWPDADMLPLGYIGIRSHGGPRYTNLTRDEQQTLFALWCMFRSPLMFGGDLTMNDYWTLSLLTNQEILEICQCSLGSRQFSRDEHSAVWTAWGAGDTYYLAHFNLAETQQNIQTDLKNILEEEPYSQNPWIAKELFTQQSWTLSQEQICSTVPPHGVRLYRLMRKESPF
- a CDS encoding thiamine-binding protein — protein: MEHTRNSYEHSDIESMPSALAIQCLPMGITEKDRVYEIVDSVIQEIIASGLSYQVGPFETVIEGPLGEILPLIGRLHRRLLESGIDTGASYIKLWSGRNLGSSAEKTEKYTKPH
- a CDS encoding ECF transporter S component, whose translation is MAGKNALFSWKLNEVVILVVLSIAIGVLFWAWTFIEALAKPLEAIGLRYLMSGVWFIGGTLVAFLIRRPGAALLGEVLAAILEGFITQWGITAAIWGLVQGIGAEAAFALGRYKKWNLPMMLLAGFASALCSYILDFFYSQYWTLQPWLWPVQIIAISVSGLFWAGWLAYHIGRGIIRTGVTSNLLSGDDLVKEESEE